The Corallococcus caeni genome includes a region encoding these proteins:
- a CDS encoding BamA/OMP85 family outer membrane protein, with protein MLLLVCALPAFAAPAGHDDEAPAVVAVELHLPEGMAPDGLSGLVTLRKGQALTPGAVRKSVERLFATGRFADVVALTQDVPGGVRLVFQLMPLPLLSHVAVRGNHVLTSGELLDASGLLQGGPLDPEELDTAADSVREAYQRKGYDAVDIQVEERPVPAGGVAVTLVVEEGKPTRVRQVTFSGSPALPLPRLVDALGMKPGQVFDRAKLDGGLERLRALLREGQHWRAWVGTPTVVVEDSEASVAVPVSAGPAFHLRFTGNRRFPGSLLARVVAYDGEEAMDEAVAARLARRLEAFYRRRGFHDARVRPLELLRPDGDAAVLGFQVEEGAPLRVTDVRFRGNAALSSDLLRSMLTNQVAAQETWPELDLPMREDPLETEGRERRQDASGGAPPDPSTVYVEEAWLEAADAMTTTYREQGFASAQVTFRGLTVDAVHHTAEADFDVEEGPQALIRAPIFLGMPLEVDPVWVTLLLPAGTPLSFEKVDQAQAALERGLGREGYLFARVSNSVSVEENGTSAQVTYRTDPGPRVRVGQVLLQGLTRSDPDVVLAQLDLKPGQPLSVEALAEAQRRLSRLGLFRQAEVSLADPNRREASKDVLVTVQERPRIDGEVSGGYFLVDGPRITLDTAWRNLDGRGLNLLARGKVNYAGASAEALSSSRLPAGCSTGELSGEACQSDLDGFSGLGGRGNLALSQPRLSFLAPQEIGARLDLIGERVHRPSYLSTRFAAVLGADWALASWVNVSLQYELENNRLRSRAGVLELVNRADQERLRYPYGDFALHSLRPSMTLDFRDDPANPRRGMVLSSSVEFMRGISVHPTDVAGNRVPEFPIDGVKLSGSVSAYAPLGRRASVAVSARAGTIVPLTQGAQNIGSKLFYLGGSSSLRGFREDGVLPQDVREALHQRLAACRAVITPAGCPDDLKAVLSGQVPASQGGELFTLAKAELRVPAVAAVDLGLFFEAGNLWQDRTLFDPGVLRYAAGVGLRYVTPVGPLAFDVGFNLDRDEALNEAPTQFHFSIGTF; from the coding sequence GTGCTGCTCCTCGTGTGCGCGCTGCCCGCCTTCGCGGCGCCCGCGGGCCACGACGACGAAGCGCCGGCAGTGGTCGCCGTGGAGCTGCACCTGCCGGAGGGCATGGCGCCGGACGGGCTGTCGGGGCTCGTCACGCTGCGCAAGGGCCAGGCGCTGACGCCCGGCGCGGTGCGCAAGTCGGTGGAGCGGCTGTTCGCCACGGGGCGCTTCGCGGACGTGGTGGCGCTCACCCAGGACGTGCCGGGTGGGGTGCGGCTGGTGTTCCAGCTCATGCCGCTGCCGCTGCTGTCGCACGTGGCGGTGCGGGGCAACCACGTCCTCACGTCCGGGGAGCTGCTGGACGCGAGCGGGCTGCTCCAGGGCGGGCCCCTGGACCCGGAGGAACTGGACACCGCGGCGGACTCCGTGCGCGAGGCCTACCAGCGCAAGGGCTACGACGCCGTCGACATCCAGGTGGAGGAGCGGCCGGTGCCCGCGGGCGGCGTCGCGGTGACGCTGGTGGTGGAGGAGGGCAAGCCCACGCGCGTGCGGCAGGTGACCTTCTCCGGCAGCCCCGCGCTGCCGCTGCCGCGCCTGGTGGACGCGCTGGGGATGAAGCCCGGCCAGGTGTTCGACCGGGCGAAGCTGGACGGCGGGCTGGAGCGGCTGCGGGCGCTCCTGCGCGAGGGCCAGCACTGGCGGGCCTGGGTGGGCACGCCCACCGTCGTCGTGGAGGACAGCGAGGCGTCCGTGGCGGTGCCGGTGTCGGCGGGCCCCGCGTTCCACCTGCGCTTCACGGGCAACCGCCGCTTCCCCGGCTCGCTGCTGGCGCGCGTGGTGGCCTACGACGGCGAGGAGGCGATGGACGAGGCCGTGGCGGCGCGGCTCGCGCGGCGGCTGGAGGCGTTCTACCGGCGGCGCGGCTTCCACGACGCGCGCGTGCGGCCGCTGGAGCTCTTGCGGCCGGACGGGGACGCGGCGGTGCTGGGCTTCCAGGTGGAGGAGGGCGCCCCGCTGCGCGTGACGGACGTGCGCTTCCGCGGCAACGCGGCGCTGTCGTCGGACCTGCTGCGCTCCATGCTCACCAACCAGGTGGCGGCGCAGGAGACGTGGCCGGAGCTGGACCTGCCCATGCGCGAGGACCCGCTGGAGACCGAAGGGCGCGAGCGGCGCCAGGACGCGAGCGGGGGGGCCCCGCCGGACCCCTCCACGGTCTACGTGGAGGAGGCGTGGCTGGAGGCCGCGGACGCCATGACGACGACCTACCGCGAGCAGGGCTTCGCGTCCGCGCAGGTGACCTTCCGCGGCCTCACGGTGGACGCGGTCCACCACACGGCGGAGGCGGACTTCGACGTGGAGGAGGGGCCCCAGGCGCTGATCCGCGCGCCCATCTTCCTGGGCATGCCGCTGGAGGTGGACCCCGTCTGGGTGACGCTGCTGCTGCCCGCGGGGACGCCGCTGAGCTTCGAGAAGGTGGACCAGGCGCAGGCCGCGCTGGAGCGGGGGCTGGGCCGCGAGGGCTACCTCTTCGCGCGCGTGAGCAACTCCGTGTCGGTGGAGGAGAACGGCACTTCCGCGCAGGTGACCTACCGCACGGACCCTGGGCCTCGCGTGCGCGTGGGGCAGGTGCTGCTCCAGGGGCTGACGCGCTCGGATCCGGACGTGGTGCTGGCGCAGCTGGACCTGAAGCCCGGACAGCCGCTGTCGGTGGAGGCGCTGGCGGAGGCCCAGCGCCGGCTGTCGCGGCTGGGGCTGTTCCGGCAGGCGGAGGTGTCGCTGGCGGACCCCAACCGCCGTGAGGCCTCCAAGGACGTGCTGGTGACGGTGCAGGAGCGCCCGCGCATCGACGGCGAGGTGTCCGGCGGCTACTTCCTGGTGGACGGTCCGCGCATCACGCTGGATACAGCCTGGCGCAACCTGGACGGCCGGGGGTTGAACCTGCTGGCGCGCGGCAAGGTGAACTACGCGGGCGCGAGCGCGGAGGCGCTGTCGTCGTCGCGGCTGCCGGCCGGGTGCTCCACCGGAGAGCTGTCCGGCGAGGCGTGTCAGTCCGACCTGGACGGCTTCAGCGGCCTGGGCGGGCGCGGCAACCTGGCGCTGTCCCAGCCCCGGCTGTCCTTCCTGGCGCCGCAGGAGATTGGCGCGCGGTTGGACCTGATTGGCGAGCGCGTGCACCGGCCGTCGTACCTGTCCACGCGGTTCGCGGCGGTGCTGGGCGCGGACTGGGCGCTGGCGTCGTGGGTGAACGTGTCGCTCCAGTACGAACTGGAGAACAACCGGCTGCGCTCGCGCGCGGGCGTGCTGGAGCTGGTCAACCGCGCGGACCAGGAGCGCCTGCGCTACCCGTACGGCGACTTCGCGCTGCACTCGCTGCGCCCGTCCATGACGCTGGACTTCCGCGACGACCCGGCGAACCCGCGCCGGGGCATGGTGCTCAGCAGCAGCGTGGAGTTCATGCGCGGCATCAGCGTCCATCCCACGGACGTCGCGGGCAACCGCGTGCCGGAGTTCCCCATCGACGGCGTGAAGCTGTCCGGCAGCGTGAGCGCGTACGCGCCGCTGGGCCGCCGCGCGAGCGTGGCGGTGAGCGCGCGCGCGGGCACCATCGTCCCGCTGACGCAGGGGGCGCAGAACATCGGGTCCAAGCTGTTCTACCTGGGCGGCTCCTCCAGCCTCCGGGGCTTCCGCGAGGACGGCGTGCTGCCGCAGGACGTGCGCGAGGCGCTGCACCAGCGGCTGGCCGCGTGCCGCGCGGTCATCACGCCCGCGGGCTGCCCGGATGACCTGAAGGCGGTGCTCTCCGGCCAGGTGCCCGCGAGCCAGGGCGGCGAGCTCTTCACGCTGGCCAAGGCGGAGCTGCGCGTGCCCGCCGTCGCGGCGGTGGACCTGGGGCTGTTCTTCGAGGCGGGCAACCTGTGGCAGGACCGCACGCTGTTCGACCCGGGCGTGCTGCGCTACGCGGCGGGCGTGGGCCTGCGCTACGTGACGCCCGTGGGCCCGCTGGCCTTCGACGTGGGCTTCAACCTGGACCGCGACGAAGCGCTCAATGAAGCGCCCACGCAGTTCCACTTCAGCATCGGGACGTTCTGA
- a CDS encoding translocation/assembly module TamB domain-containing protein, translated as MSLPSRNSAARKALLWVLLVVSGSILLLRQPFTWDAACTVARRHLPDLLGVDVGIGRCELDPLGSRVVLHGVSVFARGTDTPLFAADEAEVALGFLSPLSRRLMLGQVRVRHPRVALDLSRPASSPPSSDGTCPLTPLTRVGVGRLDITGAEVRLALPDGRGVEVENLDVGWVEHWGVMELEVGARRGLVRLGAGGGELTLGQLGFTGALDPDEGLLDVERAEVTLDDITATVSGRVETLCHPVLALDAQVFLPLRTLSQAKLLPRPATGHLWTRLSVTGKPSALAVGADLSASNLAYEQYGPVSLNARLSYAGDRVRVESLEAPLGSGKVKLSGALQLTPELPVDVTLQTEDASFGRILERAGVAGSWVDFPATANAHLTGTLLPRPSLSGPLDLRSGRFTLATRAFDAPPNSGKTLLTFERGRAQTTVKLTGDRVSFTRLTVESGRSRVHGDVTLYFDTTRGLDIQGNGELELSDFGHIAELPWSGKGSANYSVVGPYSDVKVDASLSLRDFTFWGFGLGVTQAKLSYSDGLLSFPSLTGQKGRTQYFGKAALTFARLLHLRLDVTVPQGRTEDLVDLVAGLSPSIAVIQGQFAGAASGRVEIDSPLEKLEGLVAFDLRDTTYLGRRLGAGSARLRFVDGKAMVLERTVLDGRLGRTWVEGSFGFTGGALDYRFGGENLSLAEAVGPETAEEMGIQGTLALAGTVAGTADKPDIQATLKGPRITFASRDLGAMDLSLHQEGKQLRITGRPFRDAQGFLNMTVKEPYLFDSTVDLLLPEIKPLLPQVPALAGVTGMLAGRVTVQGPLLQPEGYQVAATVRELSLARGDLRGRNQGPLVLTYINGRLDVQPFRFSGASVDVTLGGWMSKRAMNMSLREGRMDVRLLEPLLPGMERVGGQLRVDAEATGSLDAPSVVGTAELSDVRLSMRDLPLTVRGMSGRLELTGQRVLLEHLQAQVNEGQVSARGDIRLERFVPKRLALTLQLDAVPYRMTEDLPLTVSGLLQVVGPPTGPTVTGGLDIVKLRYQKPLDIESLLKTMQKKPQLAVGGGGERARDPFFTWDVNVHFGDVRVDNNLAKARLLGDVRLTGTDVKPGLLGRVEAAEGSQAFFRNNLFTIEQGQLEFRDASGIDPVFEVQAQTSVREFVVKLHAFGRPANPLVVLSSEPVLTEGDILSLLTLGVTSADKDTAASASYGLAAEALFNVSGLDRQVRRFLPSNPVLRDLSLQISTTYNDATRQAEPTAQLESKFLSEQLKIGMTQPVSGRGTRARAEYRFDDRLSAQAQWDNENSQASFGNLGLELKLGWEVE; from the coding sequence TTGTCCCTCCCCAGCCGCAACAGTGCTGCGCGCAAGGCGCTCTTGTGGGTGCTCCTCGTGGTGTCGGGGAGCATCCTGCTGTTGCGCCAGCCGTTCACCTGGGACGCGGCCTGCACCGTGGCGCGCAGGCACCTGCCGGACCTGCTGGGCGTGGACGTGGGCATCGGCCGGTGTGAGCTGGATCCGCTGGGCTCGCGCGTGGTGCTGCACGGCGTGTCGGTGTTCGCGCGCGGCACGGACACGCCGCTGTTCGCCGCGGACGAGGCGGAGGTGGCGCTGGGCTTCCTGTCGCCCCTGTCGCGCCGCCTCATGCTGGGCCAGGTGCGCGTGCGCCATCCGCGCGTGGCGTTGGATTTGTCCCGGCCCGCGTCCAGCCCGCCTTCCTCCGACGGCACGTGCCCGCTCACGCCGCTGACGCGCGTGGGCGTGGGGCGCCTGGACATCACCGGCGCGGAGGTGCGCCTCGCGCTGCCGGACGGGCGCGGCGTGGAGGTGGAGAACCTGGACGTGGGGTGGGTGGAGCACTGGGGCGTGATGGAGCTGGAGGTCGGCGCGCGGCGCGGCCTGGTGCGCCTGGGCGCGGGCGGTGGCGAGCTGACGCTGGGCCAGCTGGGCTTCACCGGCGCGCTGGACCCCGACGAGGGGCTGCTGGACGTGGAGCGCGCGGAGGTGACGCTCGACGACATCACCGCCACGGTGTCCGGCCGCGTGGAGACGCTGTGCCACCCGGTGCTCGCGCTGGACGCGCAGGTGTTCCTGCCGCTGCGCACGCTGTCGCAGGCGAAGCTGCTGCCGCGTCCGGCCACCGGGCACCTGTGGACGCGCCTGTCCGTCACCGGGAAGCCGTCCGCGCTCGCGGTGGGCGCGGACCTGTCCGCGAGCAACCTGGCCTATGAGCAGTACGGCCCGGTGAGCCTCAACGCGCGCCTGTCGTACGCGGGGGACCGCGTGCGCGTGGAGTCGCTGGAGGCTCCGCTGGGGAGCGGCAAGGTGAAGCTGTCGGGCGCGCTCCAGCTCACGCCGGAGCTGCCGGTGGACGTGACGCTCCAGACGGAGGACGCGTCGTTCGGGCGCATCCTGGAGCGCGCGGGCGTGGCGGGCTCCTGGGTGGACTTCCCCGCGACGGCGAACGCGCACCTCACCGGGACGCTCTTGCCCCGGCCGTCGCTGTCCGGCCCGTTGGACCTGCGCAGCGGCCGCTTCACGCTGGCCACGCGCGCGTTCGACGCGCCGCCGAACTCTGGCAAGACGCTGCTCACCTTCGAGCGGGGCCGCGCGCAGACGACCGTGAAGCTGACGGGCGACCGCGTGTCCTTCACCCGCCTCACGGTGGAGTCCGGCCGCTCGCGCGTGCACGGCGACGTGACGCTCTACTTCGACACCACGCGCGGCCTGGACATCCAGGGCAACGGCGAGCTGGAGCTGTCGGACTTCGGCCACATCGCGGAGCTGCCGTGGTCCGGGAAGGGCTCCGCGAACTACTCCGTCGTGGGGCCGTACTCGGACGTGAAGGTGGACGCGAGCCTGTCCCTGCGCGACTTCACCTTCTGGGGCTTCGGCCTGGGCGTGACGCAGGCGAAGCTGTCGTATTCCGACGGGCTCCTGTCCTTCCCGTCGCTCACCGGCCAGAAGGGGCGCACGCAGTACTTCGGCAAGGCGGCGCTCACCTTCGCGCGCCTGCTGCACCTGCGCCTGGACGTCACGGTGCCGCAGGGGCGCACCGAGGACCTGGTGGACCTGGTGGCGGGCCTGAGTCCGTCCATCGCGGTGATTCAGGGCCAGTTCGCCGGCGCGGCTTCCGGACGCGTGGAAATCGACAGCCCGCTGGAGAAGCTGGAGGGGCTGGTGGCCTTCGACCTGCGCGACACCACGTACCTGGGGCGCCGGCTGGGCGCGGGCTCCGCGCGGCTGCGCTTCGTGGACGGCAAGGCGATGGTGCTGGAGCGCACCGTGCTGGACGGCCGGCTGGGGCGCACCTGGGTGGAGGGCTCCTTCGGCTTCACGGGGGGCGCGCTGGACTACCGCTTCGGCGGCGAGAACCTGTCGCTGGCGGAGGCCGTGGGCCCGGAGACCGCGGAGGAGATGGGCATCCAGGGCACGCTCGCGCTCGCGGGCACCGTGGCGGGCACGGCGGACAAGCCGGACATCCAGGCCACGCTGAAGGGGCCGCGCATCACCTTCGCGTCGCGCGACCTGGGCGCCATGGACCTGTCGCTGCACCAGGAGGGCAAGCAGCTGCGCATCACCGGGCGCCCCTTCCGCGACGCGCAGGGCTTCCTGAACATGACGGTGAAGGAGCCCTACCTCTTCGACTCCACCGTCGACCTGCTGCTGCCGGAAATCAAGCCGCTGCTGCCCCAGGTGCCGGCGCTCGCGGGCGTCACCGGCATGCTCGCGGGCCGCGTGACGGTGCAGGGCCCGCTGTTGCAGCCGGAGGGCTACCAGGTGGCGGCCACGGTGCGCGAGCTGTCGCTGGCGCGGGGCGACCTGCGCGGGCGCAACCAGGGACCCCTGGTGCTGACGTACATCAACGGGCGGCTGGACGTGCAGCCCTTCCGCTTCAGCGGCGCGTCGGTGGACGTCACGCTGGGCGGCTGGATGAGCAAGCGCGCCATGAACATGAGCCTGCGCGAGGGGCGCATGGACGTGCGCCTCCTGGAGCCGCTGCTGCCGGGCATGGAGCGCGTGGGCGGCCAGCTGCGCGTGGACGCGGAGGCGACGGGTTCCCTGGACGCGCCGTCGGTGGTGGGCACCGCGGAGCTGTCCGACGTGCGGCTGTCCATGCGCGACCTGCCGCTCACCGTGCGCGGCATGTCCGGCCGGCTGGAGCTGACGGGCCAGCGCGTGCTGCTGGAGCACCTGCAGGCCCAGGTCAACGAGGGCCAGGTGTCCGCGCGCGGCGACATCCGGCTGGAGCGCTTCGTGCCCAAGCGGCTGGCGCTGACGCTGCAACTGGATGCAGTGCCGTACCGGATGACGGAGGACCTGCCGCTCACCGTGTCCGGCCTGTTGCAGGTGGTCGGGCCTCCCACGGGGCCCACCGTCACGGGCGGGCTGGACATCGTCAAGCTGCGCTACCAGAAGCCGCTCGACATCGAGTCGCTGCTCAAGACGATGCAGAAGAAGCCGCAGCTCGCGGTGGGCGGCGGGGGCGAGCGCGCGAGGGACCCCTTCTTCACCTGGGACGTCAACGTGCACTTCGGCGACGTGCGCGTGGACAACAACCTGGCGAAGGCGCGGCTCCTGGGCGACGTGCGGCTCACCGGCACGGACGTGAAGCCGGGGCTCCTGGGCCGCGTGGAGGCGGCCGAGGGCAGCCAGGCGTTCTTCCGCAACAACCTCTTCACCATCGAGCAGGGGCAGCTGGAGTTCCGCGACGCGTCCGGCATCGACCCGGTGTTCGAGGTGCAGGCGCAGACGTCCGTGCGCGAGTTCGTGGTGAAGCTGCACGCCTTCGGCCGGCCGGCCAACCCGCTGGTGGTGCTTTCGTCGGAGCCGGTGCTCACGGAGGGTGACATCCTGTCGCTGCTGACACTGGGCGTGACGAGCGCGGACAAGGACACGGCCGCGTCGGCGAGCTACGGTCTGGCGGCGGAGGCCCTCTTCAACGTGTCGGGACTGGACCGGCAGGTGCGCCGGTTCCTGCCCAGCAATCCCGTCCTCAGGGACCTGTCCCTTCAAATCTCCACCACCTACAACGACGCCACCCGGCAAGCGGAGCCCACCGCACAACTGGAGTCGAAGTTCCTGTCCGAGCAGCTTAAAATCGGGATGACCCAGCCAGTGAGTGGGCGAGGCACCCGGGCACGCGCTGAGTACCGCTTCGACGACCGTCTTTCCGCACAGGCCCAGTGGGACAACGAGAACAGCCAGGCGTCGTTCGGAAACCTCGGGCTCGAGCTGAAGCTGGGCTGGGAGGTCGAGTAG
- a CDS encoding ExeA family protein, with amino-acid sequence MTTYLDFFELTQEPFSNAPVSRFYYNSAQHSQALTRLMHAVGYMKGLSILVGDIGAGKTTLARRMLDSLPESEYEAALLVIIHSGITAQWLLRRIALQLGVENPAQEKLALLSQLYQRLLQIYESGKKAVVLIDEAQMLETREIMEEFRGLLNLEVPERKLISFVFFGLPEIEKNLKLDPPLAQRVALRYKLEPFTAESTEAYVKHRLRLAGCPRMPFTPEALLAVHEHSGGTPRVINTLCDNALFEAFLARSETISAELVHRIGTNLGLQGGSAAAQAGERASAPATSLPRTANTKIDLAEIDRYLEGLGKL; translated from the coding sequence ATGACGACCTACCTCGATTTCTTCGAACTCACCCAGGAGCCGTTCTCCAACGCTCCGGTGAGCCGCTTCTATTACAACTCCGCGCAGCACTCGCAGGCCCTCACCCGGCTGATGCACGCCGTGGGCTACATGAAGGGTCTGTCCATCCTCGTGGGCGACATCGGCGCGGGGAAGACGACGCTCGCCCGGCGCATGCTCGACTCGCTTCCGGAGTCCGAGTACGAGGCCGCGCTGCTCGTCATCATCCACTCGGGCATCACCGCCCAGTGGCTCCTGCGCCGCATCGCGCTCCAACTGGGCGTGGAGAACCCCGCGCAGGAGAAGCTGGCGCTCCTGTCGCAGCTCTACCAGCGCCTCCTGCAAATCTACGAGTCCGGCAAGAAGGCCGTCGTCCTCATCGACGAGGCGCAGATGCTGGAGACGCGGGAGATCATGGAGGAGTTCCGGGGGCTGCTGAACCTGGAAGTGCCGGAGCGCAAGCTCATCTCCTTCGTCTTCTTCGGCCTGCCGGAGATCGAGAAGAACCTGAAGCTGGACCCGCCGCTCGCCCAGCGCGTGGCGCTCCGCTACAAGCTGGAGCCCTTCACGGCGGAGTCCACCGAGGCGTACGTGAAGCACCGGCTGCGGCTCGCCGGCTGCCCGCGCATGCCCTTCACGCCGGAGGCGCTGCTCGCCGTGCACGAGCACTCCGGCGGCACCCCGCGCGTCATCAACACCCTGTGCGACAACGCCCTCTTCGAGGCGTTCCTGGCGCGCTCGGAGACCATCAGCGCGGAGCTGGTGCACCGCATCGGGACGAACCTGGGACTCCAGGGCGGCTCGGCTGCTGCCCAGGCAGGCGAGCGGGCGAGCGCTCCCGCCACGTCGCTGCCCCGGACGGCGAACACCAAAATCGACCTGGCGGAGATCGACCGCTACCTCGAGGGACTCGGTAAGCTCTAG
- the sgmX gene encoding type IV pili formation protein SgmX yields MDKNKIIEAAAKLVAKGAYDKAIKEYQKVLEVDPKDIRVLQKMGELYQKKNDNAQAAHFFTKVAESYSSDGFFLKAVALYKQVLKLNPNLLEVNLKLAELHQQLGLMSEAMAYFQIVANHYDKAGDTKSSLDTLKKMVDLDPENVASKIKLAELYARENMTKEAAQEFKRAAEYLKRNARADDWLRVAERLSALEPDNLPLAKELAASYLQRGDQKRALAKLQVCFKADGRDVETLTLLAQAFQGLGQVSKTVSVYKELAKIHQERGRTAESDGVWTQIELLDPQDPDLLARRGPVAEPEPEPAPAAHHHAEEAAPAWSAPAAAAPASRPAPAAPPAAVVPPPPAGMSREQLAKLLTETDVYVKYGLHDKALEHLRKVFSVDPENLDAHEKAYHIYVAANNGAQASEQLLNVLRLCTRRADVQRAQPYLATILQENPAHPEVPAFLSVLRAEGGFVAPVATPGVESLEEDAILVDSNDDEVLVADPPEDALAQPEGDELALAALSHGSDSDEIVDDEVAETTLSGEEAVMGEPISSAENAVYDDLPPQDDLVMGSDEDSLVLADEPGLGGDASGGLDDEPLVASDDALAYAEDSFADVGGDEPMVLADDAGGMSLGDEEEAPPTRILSPSRALLEEAAPDTRQLPTLDDGDDEALVDPGMSLGEDDDAPTRVGLAPLDASALDDAGLDESFAAPAEEPAYTGGMSLGDEDDDEPTAAHMVLAPMEELSYDEPQAEALEDTPEPEPEPEALADAPEPEPEEEPASEECDEASFFLDQGLLEEAREILETVAIAFPGHVRAGELMARLEELEAGGGAAPEEEAPSEPVHVPSVQPVTEASLDDGGGGGDAFDLAAQLAGELDDLGGESLAAVPPADEDFQYSVDEVFAEFKKGLAKVVKPEDVDTHYDLGIAYKEMGLLDDAVHEFEVARQGCMGTPRELDCLTMIGMLHTLRGKPEESVQVFKEGLSNVLATGEVAKALGFELASAYDALNEQGKALFHFQRVAAMDAKYRDVGSQVTRLSALTAPEEDPLPRAGKGPATPAPVQAAGAPKARKVGYV; encoded by the coding sequence ATGGACAAGAACAAGATCATCGAAGCCGCCGCGAAGCTGGTCGCGAAGGGCGCGTACGACAAAGCCATCAAGGAGTACCAGAAGGTCCTGGAGGTCGACCCGAAGGACATCCGGGTCCTCCAGAAGATGGGGGAGCTGTACCAGAAGAAGAACGACAACGCGCAGGCGGCGCACTTCTTCACCAAGGTCGCGGAGAGCTACTCCTCGGACGGCTTCTTCCTCAAGGCCGTCGCCCTCTACAAGCAGGTCCTCAAGCTCAACCCGAACCTGCTGGAGGTGAACCTCAAGCTGGCGGAGCTGCACCAGCAGCTGGGGTTGATGTCGGAGGCGATGGCGTACTTCCAGATCGTCGCCAACCACTACGACAAGGCGGGCGACACCAAGTCGAGCCTCGACACCCTCAAGAAGATGGTGGATCTCGACCCGGAGAACGTGGCGTCGAAGATCAAGCTCGCGGAGCTGTACGCGCGCGAGAACATGACGAAGGAAGCGGCGCAGGAGTTCAAGCGCGCCGCGGAGTACCTCAAGCGCAACGCCCGCGCGGATGACTGGCTTCGCGTCGCCGAGCGCCTCTCCGCGCTGGAGCCGGACAACCTCCCGCTCGCGAAGGAGCTGGCCGCGTCGTACCTGCAGCGCGGCGACCAGAAGCGCGCGCTCGCCAAGCTCCAGGTCTGCTTCAAGGCGGATGGCCGCGACGTGGAGACGCTGACGCTCCTGGCCCAGGCGTTCCAGGGGCTGGGCCAGGTCTCCAAGACGGTGTCCGTCTACAAGGAGCTCGCGAAGATCCACCAGGAGCGCGGCCGCACCGCCGAGTCCGACGGCGTGTGGACGCAGATTGAGCTGTTGGATCCGCAGGACCCGGACCTGCTCGCGCGCCGGGGCCCCGTCGCGGAACCCGAGCCGGAGCCCGCGCCCGCCGCGCACCACCACGCCGAGGAGGCCGCGCCCGCATGGAGCGCTCCCGCCGCCGCGGCGCCTGCGTCCCGTCCCGCGCCCGCCGCGCCGCCCGCGGCCGTGGTGCCGCCTCCGCCCGCGGGGATGAGCCGCGAGCAGCTGGCCAAGCTGCTGACGGAGACGGACGTCTACGTGAAGTACGGGCTCCACGACAAAGCGCTGGAGCACCTGCGCAAGGTCTTCTCCGTGGATCCGGAGAACCTGGACGCGCACGAGAAGGCGTACCACATCTACGTGGCGGCCAATAACGGCGCGCAGGCGTCGGAGCAGCTGCTCAACGTGCTGCGCCTGTGCACGCGCCGCGCGGACGTGCAGCGCGCGCAGCCGTACCTGGCGACCATCCTCCAGGAGAACCCGGCGCATCCCGAGGTGCCCGCCTTCCTGTCCGTGCTCCGCGCGGAAGGGGGCTTCGTGGCGCCGGTGGCGACGCCGGGCGTGGAGTCGCTGGAGGAGGACGCCATCCTGGTGGACTCCAACGACGACGAGGTCCTCGTCGCGGATCCGCCGGAGGACGCGCTCGCGCAGCCGGAGGGCGACGAGCTGGCGCTCGCGGCGCTGAGCCACGGGTCGGACTCGGATGAGATCGTCGACGACGAGGTCGCGGAGACCACGTTGAGCGGCGAGGAAGCGGTGATGGGCGAGCCCATCAGCTCCGCCGAGAACGCCGTCTACGACGACCTGCCGCCGCAGGACGACCTGGTGATGGGGTCCGACGAGGACTCGCTGGTGCTCGCGGACGAGCCGGGCCTGGGCGGAGACGCTTCCGGCGGCCTGGACGACGAGCCGCTGGTCGCTTCGGACGACGCGCTGGCGTACGCGGAGGACTCGTTCGCGGACGTGGGCGGGGATGAGCCCATGGTGCTCGCGGACGACGCGGGCGGCATGTCGCTGGGCGACGAGGAGGAGGCTCCGCCCACGCGCATCCTGTCCCCGTCGCGCGCGCTGCTGGAGGAGGCCGCGCCGGACACGCGCCAGCTGCCGACGCTGGACGACGGCGACGACGAAGCGCTGGTCGACCCCGGCATGTCGCTGGGCGAGGACGACGACGCGCCCACGCGCGTGGGGCTCGCGCCCCTGGACGCCTCCGCGCTGGACGACGCCGGCCTGGACGAGAGCTTCGCCGCGCCCGCGGAAGAGCCCGCGTACACGGGCGGCATGTCGCTGGGCGACGAGGACGACGACGAGCCCACCGCCGCGCACATGGTGCTCGCGCCGATGGAGGAGCTGTCCTACGACGAGCCCCAGGCCGAGGCGCTCGAGGACACGCCGGAGCCTGAACCGGAGCCCGAGGCCCTGGCGGATGCGCCGGAGCCCGAGCCCGAGGAGGAGCCTGCCTCCGAGGAGTGCGACGAGGCGTCGTTCTTCCTGGACCAGGGCCTGCTGGAAGAGGCGCGCGAGATCCTGGAGACGGTGGCCATCGCGTTCCCGGGCCACGTGCGCGCCGGGGAGCTGATGGCGCGGCTGGAGGAGCTGGAGGCCGGCGGTGGCGCGGCCCCCGAGGAGGAGGCCCCCTCCGAGCCCGTGCACGTGCCCTCCGTGCAGCCGGTGACGGAGGCGTCGCTCGACGACGGCGGCGGTGGTGGCGACGCGTTCGACCTGGCGGCGCAGCTGGCCGGTGAGCTGGACGACCTGGGCGGTGAGTCGCTGGCGGCGGTGCCCCCGGCGGACGAGGACTTCCAGTACTCGGTGGACGAGGTTTTCGCCGAGTTCAAGAAGGGCCTGGCCAAGGTGGTGAAGCCCGAGGACGTGGACACGCACTACGACCTGGGCATCGCCTACAAGGAAATGGGCCTGCTGGACGACGCCGTCCACGAGTTCGAGGTGGCCCGCCAGGGCTGCATGGGCACCCCGCGCGAGCTGGACTGCCTGACGATGATTGGCATGCTGCACACGCTGCGCGGCAAGCCGGAAGAGTCCGTGCAGGTGTTCAAGGAAGGCCTTTCCAACGTGCTCGCGACGGGCGAGGTGGCCAAGGCGCTGGGCTTCGAGCTGGCGAGCGCCTACGACGCGCTCAACGAGCAGGGCAAGGCGCTCTTCCACTTCCAGCGCGTGGCCGCGATGGACGCGAAGTACCGCGACGTGGGGTCGCAGGTGACGCGGCTGTCCGCGCTGACCGCGCCCGAGGAGGACCCGCTGCCCCGCGCTGGCAAGGGGCCCGCGACGCCGGCACCGGTTCAAGCGGCGGGCGCGCCGAAGGCTCGTAAAGTAGGGTACGTGTAG